In Pseudobacter ginsenosidimutans, the following are encoded in one genomic region:
- a CDS encoding MutS-related protein yields the protein MFLQTDDQTIDDLRLFSKRDTAGIFDLYNNTHTRGGELLLQEMFRMPLADKQAINRRSSIIGHFCQFNTLFPFEGSTFDMAEKYLTNRNEQSNHGMQQTLSEKDIQNGVTAVIALMQQAKQFIEDSSIRNIAAYEEERGLMESLLADPVFVPVLSEKSKGKIAYAAITAFDVLLRVRERQKVERLLSYIYTLDVYISVAKVAAKRTFIFPKALERGTGELSIEGLYHPELQHPVPNDIAMNKNRTVVFLTGANMAGKSTFLRSVGTAVYIAHMGFPVAATSMEFSVMDGMYTTINLPDNLGIGASHFYAEVLRVKKVAAELKSGKSVFVIFDELFRGTNVKDAHEATVAITLAFAERKNSRFIISSHIVEAADELAKNPSIGFWFLPTKMKSNIPEYTYTLEEGVTNDRHGMIIIRNEGILEILKSGRRRAV from the coding sequence ATGTTCTTACAAACAGACGATCAAACCATCGATGACCTGAGATTATTCAGCAAGCGTGATACAGCCGGCATCTTTGATCTCTATAATAATACGCATACCCGTGGGGGTGAATTGCTATTGCAGGAAATGTTCCGGATGCCGCTGGCAGATAAGCAGGCCATCAACCGGCGTAGCAGTATCATCGGGCATTTCTGTCAATTTAATACTTTGTTCCCGTTTGAAGGTTCCACTTTCGATATGGCGGAAAAATACCTGACTAACAGGAATGAGCAGTCGAATCACGGAATGCAGCAGACTCTGAGTGAAAAAGATATACAGAATGGCGTTACCGCTGTTATTGCCCTGATGCAGCAGGCAAAGCAATTCATTGAAGATAGTAGTATACGTAACATCGCTGCGTACGAAGAGGAAAGAGGATTGATGGAGAGCCTGTTGGCCGATCCGGTTTTTGTACCTGTGCTTAGCGAGAAAAGTAAAGGAAAGATAGCTTATGCCGCTATAACGGCATTTGATGTATTGCTTCGTGTGCGTGAAAGGCAAAAAGTAGAGCGATTGCTATCGTATATCTATACCCTGGATGTGTATATCTCTGTTGCGAAAGTAGCAGCCAAACGGACATTCATCTTCCCCAAAGCATTGGAAAGAGGAACAGGGGAATTGAGTATCGAGGGGCTTTACCATCCTGAATTGCAGCATCCCGTCCCTAATGACATAGCCATGAACAAAAACAGGACAGTAGTGTTTCTTACCGGCGCCAACATGGCCGGTAAGAGCACCTTCCTGAGATCAGTGGGAACGGCCGTTTACATCGCACATATGGGGTTTCCCGTGGCAGCCACTTCCATGGAGTTTTCCGTGATGGATGGCATGTACACTACTATCAATCTGCCGGATAACCTGGGTATCGGAGCCAGTCATTTTTACGCGGAAGTATTGCGGGTGAAGAAAGTGGCGGCGGAACTGAAATCCGGTAAATCTGTATTTGTCATTTTCGATGAGCTCTTCCGCGGCACCAATGTGAAAGATGCGCATGAAGCTACGGTGGCCATTACGCTGGCTTTTGCGGAAAGAAAGAACAGCCGCTTCATCATTTCTTCCCATATCGTGGAAGCGGCGGATGAATTGGCGAAAAATCCTTCCATCGGATTCTGGTTCTTACCAACGAAGATGAAAAGTAATATTCCCGAATATACCTATACGTTAGAGGAAGGCGTTACCAATGACCGTCACGGGATGATCATTATCAGGAATGAAGGGATACTTGAAATACTGAAGAGTGGCCGCAGGCGCGCTGTGTAA
- a CDS encoding ABC transporter permease subunit: MKLIFKIARTELRNLFYSPVAWFLFVAFLVQCAYFYCRVVQEFTKWQSLMLENSPDFEGFNRSLTQLVFLNGEGIYSSAINNLYLFLPLLTMGIISREMNNGTIKLLYSSPVKTKNIVFGKYLALLIYNLMLIAVIGIFMITGMLNIQNVDTGMVLSATLGFFLITCAFGAIGIFMSSLSTYQIVSAIATFLVIFILNRIGGLWQQYDLVRDLTWFLAMGNRASKMIVGLITTADVIYYLLITGMFLTFTVLKLKGTREFLPWYRKALRYVLTIAVVLFVGYISSRPGMIGYWDTTRDNLLTIHPNTQKVLNDFEKGEPLEVTLYSNLLDNSYGKTSPAARNDYMWTLWERYLRFKPDIKFRYVYYYDVVDGDSSLFRRYPKKTLKEIAAIEAEGKEADLSRFKTPEEIRKMADLQPEDMRAVMELKYKGRTTWLRTFPDTDFWPHEIQVSAAFKRLQVEEMPKVLYTTGNLERDIFKMGEREYYSHAFSKITRTSLINVGFDADTISPDFRDIPAGISCLILADPKTRMSPLKEERIKKYLDQGGNAFILGEPGKQEMLNPLLSHLGTALDNGSLVYVSKHEVPNVLPTYFTSDLYFMSDAQGMPKLRARLNNPKYKDTVREVMHGAAAVQATSETSYTYRPLLLTREGTFNKAGRLVVDSTAPGFNPAEGDVKKTPFTVMARLTRDLANKQQRIIIAGDADCLSRLRGGVKPINISFFSWLDTNRFPVYTPMPDPADQLFTISGKAAKTQSFFFIWILPALLLLLGIVILVRRKRK; this comes from the coding sequence ATGAAACTGATCTTCAAGATCGCCCGGACAGAGCTCCGTAATCTGTTCTATTCCCCTGTGGCCTGGTTTTTATTCGTGGCCTTCCTGGTGCAATGCGCGTATTTCTATTGTCGTGTTGTACAGGAGTTCACCAAATGGCAATCGCTGATGCTGGAGAACAGTCCGGATTTCGAAGGCTTCAACCGTTCGCTTACCCAACTCGTTTTTCTCAACGGCGAAGGGATCTATTCCAGCGCCATCAATAACCTTTATCTCTTTCTTCCTCTGCTCACGATGGGCATCATCAGCAGAGAGATGAACAATGGCACCATCAAATTATTGTATTCATCGCCGGTGAAAACAAAAAATATCGTGTTCGGAAAATACCTGGCGCTGCTGATCTACAACCTCATGCTGATTGCAGTGATAGGCATTTTCATGATCACCGGTATGCTCAATATCCAAAATGTAGATACAGGCATGGTATTGTCGGCTACTTTGGGATTTTTCCTGATCACCTGTGCCTTCGGCGCCATCGGTATTTTCATGAGCAGTTTGTCTACCTACCAGATCGTGAGTGCGATCGCTACCTTTCTGGTGATCTTTATCCTGAACAGGATCGGCGGACTTTGGCAACAATACGACCTGGTGCGTGATCTTACCTGGTTTCTGGCGATGGGTAACAGGGCCTCCAAAATGATTGTTGGATTGATCACTACGGCCGATGTGATCTATTACCTGCTCATCACCGGAATGTTCCTGACATTTACGGTACTCAAACTGAAAGGAACCCGTGAGTTTCTACCCTGGTATCGAAAAGCCCTGCGTTATGTTTTGACAATAGCCGTGGTTTTATTCGTTGGATATATCAGTTCAAGACCCGGTATGATCGGTTATTGGGATACCACACGTGATAATTTGCTCACGATCCATCCGAATACACAAAAAGTACTCAATGATTTTGAAAAAGGAGAGCCACTGGAAGTAACATTGTACAGCAATCTGCTCGATAACAGTTACGGCAAAACTTCACCCGCAGCACGCAACGATTATATGTGGACACTCTGGGAAAGATACCTGCGCTTCAAGCCTGATATCAAATTCAGATATGTTTATTATTATGATGTGGTGGATGGAGACAGTAGTTTATTCCGGAGATATCCGAAAAAAACGCTGAAAGAAATTGCTGCGATCGAGGCTGAAGGAAAAGAAGCTGATCTCTCCAGGTTCAAAACGCCGGAAGAGATCAGAAAGATGGCTGACCTGCAGCCGGAAGACATGCGGGCCGTGATGGAGCTGAAATACAAAGGCAGAACCACCTGGTTGCGGACTTTCCCCGATACTGATTTCTGGCCTCATGAAATTCAGGTTTCAGCCGCATTCAAAAGATTACAGGTTGAAGAGATGCCAAAAGTTTTGTATACAACTGGTAATCTGGAAAGGGATATTTTCAAGATGGGGGAGCGGGAATACTATTCACACGCATTCAGTAAAATAACCAGAACATCGCTCATAAACGTTGGTTTCGATGCAGACACCATCTCTCCGGACTTCCGTGATATACCTGCAGGAATTTCCTGCCTGATACTGGCCGATCCTAAAACCCGGATGAGCCCGTTGAAAGAAGAAAGAATAAAAAAATACCTGGATCAGGGAGGCAATGCGTTCATCCTCGGCGAACCCGGTAAGCAGGAAATGCTCAATCCGCTATTATCCCACCTCGGCACAGCTTTGGATAACGGCAGCCTTGTGTATGTGTCTAAACATGAAGTACCGAACGTACTGCCCACGTATTTTACATCAGACCTGTATTTCATGTCAGATGCCCAGGGTATGCCAAAACTAAGGGCGCGGTTGAATAATCCGAAATACAAAGACACCGTGCGGGAAGTGATGCATGGCGCTGCAGCCGTGCAGGCTACCAGTGAAACCTCGTACACCTACAGACCACTGTTGCTTACCAGGGAGGGCACTTTCAATAAAGCAGGCCGGCTGGTGGTGGATTCAACAGCTCCGGGATTCAACCCTGCAGAAGGCGATGTGAAAAAAACGCCTTTTACCGTGATGGCCCGGCTCACCAGGGATCTGGCCAATAAGCAGCAACGTATCATCATTGCCGGAGATGCGGACTGCCTGAGCAGGTTAAGGGGCGGAGTTAAGCCCATCAATATTTCTTTCTTTAGCTGGTTGGATACTAACAGGTTCCCTGTTTATACGCCGATGCCTGATCCTGCTGATCAACTCTTTACCATCTCAGGTAAGGCGGCGAAAACGCAATCGTTTTTCTTCATCTGGATATTACCTGCTCTGTTACTCTTACTGGGAATTGTGATCCTGGTCCGAAGAAAAAGAAAATAA
- a CDS encoding ABC transporter ATP-binding protein, whose product MSILKIENLSHRYSASWAIRDINLELNQTGVIGLLGSNGAGKSTTMNIVCGVLNQSEGHVFIDGLDTRLKPEEARKKIGFLPQNPPVYTDLTVDEYLSYAAELRLMDNSKIKAAVEEAKEKCQISHFSGRLIKNLSGGYRQRVGIAQAIIHKPSLVVMDEPTNGLDPNQLIEVRKLIREIGQDSTVLLSSHVMSEIHLLCREVVMIEGGRIIFSDTMDAFNNYMQASSVLMSMENPPTPDVLQAIKGATRAEFLTEKKVRLYFDGDQEITERIIAASMEHGWRLREINLEKGLLEDVFKQLSTQSH is encoded by the coding sequence ATGAGTATCTTAAAAATTGAAAACTTATCACACAGGTACAGCGCCTCCTGGGCTATCAGGGATATCAACCTTGAGTTAAACCAGACAGGTGTGATCGGATTGCTCGGCTCCAATGGAGCCGGCAAATCCACCACCATGAATATCGTGTGTGGCGTATTGAACCAGTCCGAAGGTCATGTATTCATCGATGGGCTCGACACCCGCCTCAAACCAGAAGAAGCCAGGAAAAAAATTGGCTTTCTTCCCCAGAATCCTCCTGTGTACACCGATCTCACAGTGGATGAATACCTCAGCTATGCTGCTGAACTTCGCCTGATGGATAATTCCAAAATCAAAGCGGCAGTGGAAGAAGCCAAAGAGAAATGTCAGATATCACATTTCAGTGGAAGGCTTATCAAAAATCTTTCCGGTGGTTACCGGCAGCGCGTGGGCATTGCGCAGGCCATCATTCACAAACCCAGTCTGGTAGTGATGGATGAGCCCACTAATGGGCTCGATCCCAACCAGCTCATTGAAGTGAGAAAACTGATCAGGGAGATCGGGCAGGATAGCACCGTATTGCTTTCTTCCCATGTGATGAGTGAGATCCACCTGCTTTGTCGCGAAGTGGTAATGATCGAAGGAGGGAGGATCATCTTCTCAGATACGATGGATGCTTTCAACAATTACATGCAGGCCAGTAGTGTATTGATGAGTATGGAAAACCCACCAACACCCGATGTATTGCAAGCCATCAAAGGTGCTACCAGGGCCGAGTTTCTGACCGAAAAGAAAGTACGTCTCTATTTCGATGGTGATCAGGAGATCACCGAAAGGATCATCGCTGCCAGCATGGAACATGGATGGCGACTGCGCGAGATCAACCTTGAAAAAGGATTGCTTGAAGATGTGTTCAAGCAGTTATCTACACAATCCCACTAA
- a CDS encoding RagB/SusD family nutrient uptake outer membrane protein: MRKQSNLILRSSIYMLLAVSAISCNKLVEVDEPIDSITAKKMYKNETQAETALAGVYYELINGYGTRPDPFLNSFAAGLSVYTSGLSSDEFNVSSANKPAYALAISKVTLTNYDFVTRIWNSAYHTIYNANAVIEGIADAKNSSMRDSVKVQYTAEAKFLRAFCYFNLVNYFGELPIALTTDFNQTKSIARSSVQTVYAQILSDLQDAERDLPAHYEAGKMERIRANSWVAKAMLAKVHLYMGNYPQAAAKASELIAQPGTFQMVPLSDVFLAPSKEAIFQLKQTNQGTDFRNATPQGFFFIPNDRYKDGAQLWLTDQLISAFEAGDQRWEIWTDSTMQSNTGTTLKVWYPTKYKTGRYNAVLNAPSPEYTMVLRLAEMYLIRAEARANGADGGHTKAIEDLNAVRLRTGLDGLSMGLDIEAVKEAVAHERQIELFAEGGNRWFDLKRTGKASALLSSMPAKQPWEGDYQLLYPIPVPEIEANRNILQNNGYIR; this comes from the coding sequence ATGCGAAAACAATCAAATCTTATACTCCGGTCTTCAATATATATGTTATTGGCTGTGTCGGCCATTTCCTGTAATAAACTGGTGGAGGTAGATGAACCGATCGACTCCATCACGGCAAAAAAAATGTACAAGAATGAGACGCAGGCAGAGACTGCTCTCGCTGGCGTGTACTACGAGCTGATCAATGGTTATGGTACCAGACCAGATCCTTTTCTCAACAGCTTTGCTGCGGGCTTGTCTGTCTACACAAGTGGTTTATCGTCAGACGAATTCAATGTCAGTTCAGCGAACAAACCAGCCTATGCATTGGCCATCAGTAAGGTCACGTTGACGAATTATGATTTTGTTACCCGAATCTGGAACTCGGCCTACCATACCATTTACAACGCCAACGCTGTGATTGAAGGAATTGCCGACGCAAAGAATTCTTCCATGCGCGACAGTGTGAAAGTGCAGTATACAGCCGAAGCGAAATTCCTGCGTGCATTTTGTTATTTCAATCTGGTAAATTATTTCGGTGAACTGCCAATAGCCCTTACTACTGATTTCAACCAAACAAAGAGCATTGCCAGGTCATCGGTGCAGACAGTATATGCACAGATACTCTCCGACCTGCAGGATGCAGAACGCGACCTGCCCGCTCATTATGAAGCTGGTAAAATGGAAAGGATACGTGCCAATTCATGGGTGGCCAAAGCCATGCTCGCGAAAGTGCACCTGTATATGGGGAACTATCCGCAGGCTGCTGCCAAAGCATCGGAATTGATCGCCCAGCCAGGAACATTTCAAATGGTGCCCCTGTCGGATGTATTTCTGGCCCCCAGTAAGGAAGCCATTTTTCAACTGAAGCAGACCAACCAGGGAACCGATTTCCGCAATGCCACGCCGCAGGGATTCTTTTTTATTCCCAATGACCGCTATAAAGACGGTGCTCAACTATGGCTGACCGATCAGTTGATCAGTGCTTTTGAAGCAGGTGACCAACGCTGGGAAATATGGACAGACAGTACCATGCAGTCGAATACCGGAACTACCCTTAAAGTATGGTATCCTACCAAGTACAAAACAGGCAGGTACAATGCCGTGTTGAATGCGCCTTCACCTGAGTATACGATGGTGCTGAGATTGGCAGAAATGTACCTGATCAGGGCCGAAGCCAGGGCCAATGGAGCCGATGGTGGTCATACCAAAGCCATTGAAGACCTGAATGCTGTTCGCCTGAGAACGGGACTGGACGGCCTTTCAATGGGCCTGGATATAGAGGCTGTGAAAGAAGCGGTTGCCCATGAACGTCAGATCGAATTATTTGCTGAAGGGGGAAACCGCTGGTTCGATCTCAAACGAACAGGAAAGGCCAGCGCTCTTTTAAGCAGTATGCCTGCCAAACAGCCCTGGGAAGGAGATTATCAGCTCCTGTATCCGATCCCCGTTCCGGAGATCGAAGCCAACAGGAATATCCTGCAGAATAACGGCTATATCAGGTAA
- a CDS encoding SusC/RagA family TonB-linked outer membrane protein: MLKTAFRPESGVALPFSVHEGYRPLTKLLLAMKLTIVLLTTMLTCAAATGLSQSVTFSGKDVPLKQVFTAIEKQTGYVVFANRNTLDDAKPVSISATKMPLAEFLDAVLKDQPFEFLIEGTTIVLSPKKILPPPIQLFAPAGRDITGFVFDEKTSTPIRGVTITVNGTNKATQTDEKGGFILKGMEGDFTITLTSIGYEKKVVKISKNATSILESMKVATNELDQAVVQAYGITSKRLATGNITRVSGEEIRRQPVMNPMAALQGKVTGLEFSYMEPNASSPVKLQIRGRNSINANMISEPLYVIDGIPQTVLESGIILNNTTGVSYGYVQSGIKNFTGGQSPFFNINPRDVESIEVLKDADATAIYGSRAANGVILITTKKAQAGRTSLSVDLQQGITMVSRMPKMMSLREYLDMRYEAFRNDGITPTVDNAPDLKFWDTTRSTNWIKELLRPGKNTDLSMSLNGGDQRTSFRLGAGYTQQDELNRSGGNKRATFHLNLRHTSINQKLSISITTAYTASKVEATNNIAAGFVNPPNAPPIFDETGKFNYLAYNPNPDINNFPFSQLLKINTQKTNVLNSNLSLNYTLFKGLTLTGSLSYQNMQNTNDILEPYAAEDPRARIFFKGSAMFSGTKNNNLAFEPQLNYTRSIAKGRLSVLLAATMQTTSTTTNTVQAADFPNDDQMQSVSQANFTEISNTAFDYKYAALFTRINYNWDQKYILNLQARRDGSSRFAPGSRFGNFGSIGASWIATEEEWLQKLLPSWFSFIKLRSSYGITGSDNVGDYEYLPRYSTSSAGATRRMFTYSDVQAYVSIIPVNQQYRWEALRSLEAGLSLGFMDDRITLDLSAYDKRSSNQLTQLPTPLYTGFSRVRANWEATVRNQGIEAAVRADIIRKKDLRLTVFGNISRNTNTLIAYPGLENSPFASRLKIGESLNMVYIKKVTGVNPLTGEYSFEDHNKDGQIVENYNVFPGTGNDDRSLAYDLNPKFFGGFGTDLSWKRYSLSLNFAYSNQIGPPAYVGVNPGGMANLILPEDMLANHWRKPGDVVKYAKFSMITDARGTEFVNTSYLRMTAVQFSYAMPEKLTKKAGLQACNFSVRASNIFTITRHKMDPSSRSGSFMPMPTIIVGNLSITL, from the coding sequence ATGTTAAAAACTGCATTCCGGCCGGAATCCGGTGTGGCGCTGCCTTTTAGCGTTCATGAAGGTTACCGGCCCCTGACCAAACTGCTACTTGCGATGAAGCTGACAATCGTACTACTCACCACCATGCTGACTTGTGCCGCTGCCACCGGTCTTTCACAGTCAGTTACTTTTTCCGGAAAGGATGTTCCGTTGAAGCAGGTATTCACTGCCATCGAAAAACAAACCGGCTATGTGGTGTTCGCCAACAGGAACACACTCGATGATGCAAAACCGGTAAGCATCTCCGCTACCAAAATGCCGCTGGCTGAATTTCTCGACGCCGTGTTGAAAGACCAACCCTTCGAGTTCCTCATAGAAGGCACTACCATTGTGCTTTCGCCTAAAAAAATATTACCACCACCCATTCAGTTGTTCGCGCCGGCAGGCAGGGACATAACAGGATTTGTGTTCGATGAAAAGACCAGTACGCCTATCCGCGGTGTAACCATTACCGTGAATGGCACCAACAAAGCCACGCAGACCGATGAAAAGGGAGGCTTTATCCTGAAAGGTATGGAGGGTGATTTCACTATCACACTTACCAGTATTGGTTATGAAAAAAAGGTGGTGAAGATCTCCAAAAATGCTACCAGCATTCTTGAATCCATGAAAGTAGCCACCAATGAACTGGATCAGGCCGTGGTGCAGGCTTACGGCATCACCAGCAAAAGACTGGCTACCGGAAATATCACCAGGGTAAGTGGCGAGGAAATCCGGCGTCAACCCGTTATGAATCCCATGGCAGCCCTGCAGGGAAAAGTAACTGGTCTTGAATTTTCTTATATGGAACCTAATGCCAGCTCTCCCGTCAAGCTCCAGATCAGGGGAAGAAATTCTATTAATGCGAATATGATCAGCGAACCTTTATATGTGATCGATGGCATTCCGCAGACGGTATTGGAATCTGGCATCATACTGAACAATACTACCGGCGTTTCTTATGGTTATGTGCAGAGCGGGATTAAGAATTTTACCGGGGGACAGAGTCCGTTCTTCAATATCAATCCGAGAGACGTCGAAAGCATAGAGGTGCTGAAAGATGCCGATGCCACGGCCATTTATGGCTCGCGTGCGGCCAATGGTGTTATCCTCATCACCACAAAAAAAGCGCAGGCCGGAAGAACGTCGCTGAGCGTGGATTTACAACAGGGGATAACGATGGTGTCACGTATGCCGAAAATGATGAGTCTGCGCGAATATCTCGACATGCGGTATGAAGCATTCAGGAACGATGGTATTACTCCTACCGTGGATAATGCACCGGATCTTAAGTTTTGGGACACTACCCGCTCTACCAACTGGATCAAAGAACTGCTTCGTCCGGGTAAGAATACCGACCTGTCTATGTCTCTCAATGGTGGCGATCAGCGCACCAGTTTCAGATTGGGCGCAGGTTACACCCAACAGGATGAACTCAATAGGTCAGGTGGTAATAAACGGGCAACATTTCATTTGAATCTGCGGCATACCAGCATCAATCAGAAACTTAGTATCAGTATCACCACTGCTTACACAGCATCGAAAGTGGAGGCTACCAATAATATTGCTGCCGGATTCGTGAATCCTCCCAATGCACCACCGATTTTCGATGAAACAGGCAAATTCAACTACCTGGCCTACAATCCCAATCCGGATATCAATAATTTTCCTTTCAGTCAACTGCTTAAGATCAATACGCAGAAAACGAATGTGCTCAACAGCAATCTATCGCTCAATTATACTTTGTTCAAAGGACTGACATTGACTGGAAGTCTCAGCTACCAGAACATGCAGAACACCAACGATATTTTGGAGCCATACGCTGCTGAAGATCCCCGGGCAAGAATTTTCTTTAAAGGCAGTGCCATGTTCAGTGGTACAAAAAATAATAACCTGGCGTTTGAGCCGCAACTCAATTACACCCGCTCCATTGCCAAAGGCCGGCTTTCGGTTTTGCTGGCAGCCACCATGCAAACTACCAGCACTACAACAAACACAGTCCAGGCTGCGGACTTTCCCAATGACGACCAGATGCAAAGTGTGTCACAGGCAAATTTTACTGAAATATCCAATACTGCATTCGACTATAAATATGCAGCTTTATTCACCCGTATCAATTACAACTGGGACCAGAAATATATCCTGAATCTGCAGGCAAGACGTGACGGTTCTTCCCGCTTTGCGCCAGGGAGCCGGTTCGGCAATTTCGGGTCGATAGGTGCCTCATGGATTGCCACAGAAGAAGAATGGTTGCAAAAACTTTTACCATCCTGGTTCAGCTTCATCAAACTCAGGTCCAGTTATGGGATTACTGGTAGCGACAATGTAGGCGATTATGAATACCTGCCCAGGTATTCAACTTCGTCGGCAGGTGCTACCCGCCGGATGTTCACCTACAGCGATGTGCAGGCTTATGTGTCTATCATCCCCGTGAATCAGCAATACAGATGGGAAGCGTTGCGTTCGCTGGAAGCCGGGCTTAGCCTGGGTTTTATGGATGACAGGATCACGCTCGATCTCAGCGCATACGACAAACGTTCCAGCAACCAGCTCACACAATTACCCACTCCTCTGTACACAGGATTTTCAAGAGTGAGAGCCAATTGGGAAGCTACTGTGCGGAATCAGGGTATCGAAGCTGCCGTGAGAGCAGATATTATCCGTAAAAAAGACCTGCGGCTTACAGTATTCGGAAATATCAGCAGGAATACCAATACCCTGATCGCTTATCCCGGACTGGAAAACTCTCCCTTTGCCTCCAGGCTGAAGATCGGAGAATCGTTGAACATGGTATACATCAAAAAAGTCACCGGCGTTAACCCACTCACCGGAGAGTATAGTTTTGAAGATCATAATAAAGACGGACAGATCGTAGAGAATTACAATGTATTTCCGGGAACAGGGAATGATGACAGGTCGCTTGCATACGACCTCAATCCGAAATTTTTTGGAGGCTTCGGTACCGATCTCTCCTGGAAACGATACAGCCTTTCGTTGAACTTTGCCTACTCGAATCAAATCGGCCCCCCCGCTTATGTGGGAGTCAATCCCGGAGGAATGGCCAATCTTATTCTGCCAGAGGATATGCTGGCCAATCATTGGCGCAAACCCGGCGACGTGGTGAAGTATGCGAAATTCAGTATGATCACGGATGCCCGCGGAACAGAATTTGTAAACACATCCTACCTGCGTATGACTGCTGTACAGTTCAGCTATGCCATGCCGGAAAAATTAACGAAGAAGGCCGGTTTGCAGGCATGTAACTTTTCTGTGAGAGCTTCCAACATTTTTACGATCACCAGGCATAAGATGGACCCATCCAGCAGGTCTGGCTCATTCATGCCCATGCCAACGATCATTGTTGGCAACTTAAGTATCACTTTATAA
- a CDS encoding FecR family protein, translated as MDENRIKQLLQGFKAGELSEAENAEWEQTMELPETRQLLQQLMEGEMLAMKASGDFDMQPWKPVLARILSLDQPEANAKEEIQTGRIYRMRKWTWAAAAVLVLLTAGTFYLFTNKKSTPPPVATTQQEIAPGKDGAVLTLADGRQMVLDSLGNGIVAMEDGAQVTLKNGKLQYTQLESANKEIQYNTMTTPRGRQFMITLPDGTEVWLNAASSIRFPVEFNSTERRVEVTGEAFFHVKSLKLPAFNERPAIKVPFVVNVNKQMDVEVLGTQFNVNAYTNEKAINTTLTEGVVRVRTNEEPAQTAMLLPGQQASLKNDGSKRIIVQDADLGKVMAWKNGLFNFENVSLADAMLQLERWYDIDVAYENGIPNIWFSGKISRETNLAGLLKILEKTGVQFRLDGRKLTVLQGN; from the coding sequence ATGGACGAAAACAGGATAAAACAATTGTTGCAGGGCTTCAAGGCCGGTGAACTTTCAGAAGCAGAAAATGCTGAATGGGAGCAGACAATGGAATTGCCGGAAACCAGGCAGTTGCTGCAGCAACTGATGGAAGGAGAGATGCTTGCCATGAAAGCTTCCGGGGATTTCGATATGCAGCCCTGGAAGCCGGTGCTGGCGCGCATTCTGAGCCTGGATCAACCTGAGGCGAATGCAAAGGAAGAAATACAAACTGGCAGGATCTATCGCATGCGTAAATGGACATGGGCTGCCGCAGCAGTACTGGTATTACTGACAGCTGGGACCTTTTATCTTTTTACCAATAAAAAATCCACGCCACCGCCTGTTGCAACAACACAACAGGAAATCGCTCCGGGTAAAGATGGCGCTGTACTTACCCTTGCAGATGGCAGGCAAATGGTGCTGGACAGTCTTGGTAATGGCATTGTTGCCATGGAAGATGGCGCACAGGTGACGCTGAAAAATGGAAAACTCCAATACACCCAACTGGAATCTGCCAATAAAGAAATACAGTACAATACCATGACTACTCCGCGTGGGCGCCAGTTCATGATCACGCTTCCTGATGGCACCGAAGTCTGGTTGAATGCAGCAAGCTCCATTCGTTTTCCGGTGGAGTTCAATTCAACAGAAAGAAGGGTAGAGGTAACAGGCGAGGCATTTTTCCATGTGAAGAGCCTCAAACTGCCAGCTTTCAATGAAAGGCCTGCCATCAAGGTCCCGTTTGTGGTGAACGTGAACAAACAAATGGATGTGGAAGTGCTGGGTACGCAGTTTAACGTGAATGCATATACGAACGAAAAAGCTATCAATACCACATTAACAGAAGGTGTGGTAAGGGTGAGAACGAATGAAGAGCCTGCACAAACGGCCATGTTGTTACCTGGTCAGCAGGCATCCCTGAAAAACGATGGCAGCAAAAGGATCATCGTGCAGGATGCAGACCTGGGCAAAGTGATGGCCTGGAAGAATGGCCTCTTCAATTTTGAAAATGTCAGTCTCGCTGATGCCATGTTGCAACTCGAGCGTTGGTACGATATCGATGTAGCATATGAAAATGGGATCCCCAATATCTGGTTCTCGGGCAAGATCAGCCGGGAGACCAATCTTGCAGGACTATTGAAAATTCTTGAAAAGACCGGAGTGCAGTTCCGACTGGATGGAAGGAAGCTGACAGTGCTCCAGGGTAATTGA